The following proteins are encoded in a genomic region of Pseudodesulfovibrio mercurii:
- a CDS encoding HyaD/HybD family hydrogenase maturation endopeptidase, whose product MPEKDTRILILGVGNILFTDEGFGVRVAEDLEQKYQFSDNVTVLDGGTLGLKLMGPIMESDYLIIVDIVLNDGEPGEIFRLLGEDLNKACAFKNSLHQTDLLDTLAQCSIIGNVPDEVVLFGIEPVNYHDMSAALSPELTARLPQMEALVLDEVERAGGSYALRTDKNPATEKIYVPRDTSRNS is encoded by the coding sequence ATGCCTGAAAAAGATACACGCATTCTCATCCTGGGCGTCGGCAACATCCTGTTCACCGACGAAGGCTTCGGCGTCCGGGTGGCCGAGGATCTGGAGCAGAAATACCAGTTTTCCGACAACGTCACCGTGCTCGACGGCGGCACCCTGGGACTCAAGCTCATGGGCCCGATCATGGAGTCGGACTACCTGATCATCGTGGACATCGTGCTCAACGACGGCGAGCCGGGCGAGATATTCCGCCTGCTGGGCGAGGATTTGAACAAGGCGTGCGCCTTCAAGAATTCCCTGCACCAGACCGACTTGCTCGATACGCTGGCCCAGTGTAGCATCATCGGAAACGTCCCGGACGAGGTGGTTCTCTTCGGCATCGAGCCGGTCAACTACCACGACATGTCCGCCGCCCTGTCCCCGGAGCTCACGGCCCGGCTGCCGCAGATGGAAGCCCTGGTCCTCGATGAAGTGGAGCGCGCGGGCGGCTCCTACGCCCTTCGGACGGACAAGAACCCCGCAACGGAGAAGATCTATGTGCCTCGCGATACCAGCAGAAATTCTTGA
- the icd gene encoding NADP-dependent isocitrate dehydrogenase, with protein MATRTVYYIEGDGIGAEVWAAGRPVLNKAVELAYGGANRLDWQELLAGEKGFAETGEYLPQATMDALSKADLAMKGPLNTPVGKGYRSLNVTMRQVFDLYACIRPIKYFKGIESPVKRPDLVDMVVFRENTEDVYAGIEYQSGTPEARKLIEFLVDELGASIDATASVGIKPITPAGSKRLVRKALDFAIAEGRPSVTLVHKGNIMKTTEGGFRAWGYELADEEYQGRVVREGQDGEGVILKDRIADAMFQNVLMYPEQYSVIATTNLNGDYISDALAAQVGGLGLAPGVNMGDKLAFFEPTHGTAPTIAGKDMANPGSLVLSGAMLLEHIGWHEAAALIHASVEKTLAAKKVTVDLAAQINGSTRVGCKEFGELLLANL; from the coding sequence TTGGCTACCAGAACAGTCTATTACATCGAAGGCGACGGCATCGGCGCCGAGGTCTGGGCCGCAGGCCGCCCCGTCCTGAACAAGGCCGTGGAACTGGCCTATGGCGGGGCCAACCGGCTCGACTGGCAGGAACTGCTGGCCGGTGAGAAGGGCTTCGCCGAGACCGGCGAGTACCTGCCCCAGGCGACCATGGACGCCCTGTCCAAGGCCGACCTGGCCATGAAGGGCCCCCTGAACACGCCCGTGGGCAAGGGGTACCGCAGCCTGAACGTGACCATGCGCCAGGTCTTCGACCTCTACGCCTGCATCCGTCCCATCAAGTATTTCAAGGGGATCGAGTCCCCGGTCAAGCGTCCCGACCTGGTCGACATGGTCGTGTTCCGCGAAAACACCGAGGACGTGTACGCGGGTATTGAATATCAGTCCGGCACCCCGGAAGCCAGGAAATTGATCGAATTTCTCGTGGACGAGCTGGGCGCCTCCATCGACGCCACCGCCTCCGTGGGCATCAAGCCCATCACCCCGGCGGGCTCCAAGCGGCTGGTCAGGAAGGCCCTGGACTTCGCCATCGCCGAGGGCAGGCCGTCCGTGACCCTGGTCCACAAGGGCAACATCATGAAGACCACCGAGGGCGGCTTCCGCGCCTGGGGCTACGAGCTGGCCGACGAGGAATACCAGGGCCGGGTCGTGCGCGAGGGCCAGGACGGCGAGGGCGTGATCCTCAAGGACCGCATCGCCGACGCCATGTTCCAGAACGTGCTCATGTACCCCGAGCAGTACTCGGTCATCGCCACCACCAACCTGAACGGCGACTACATCTCCGACGCCCTGGCCGCGCAGGTGGGCGGGCTGGGCCTGGCCCCCGGCGTGAACATGGGCGACAAGCTCGCCTTCTTCGAGCCGACCCACGGCACCGCCCCGACCATCGCGGGCAAGGACATGGCCAACCCCGGCTCCCTGGTCCTGTCCGGGGCCATGCTCCTGGAACACATCGGCTGGCATGAGGCCGCCGCGCTGATCCACGCCTCGGTCGAGAAGACCCTGGCCGCCAAGAAGGTCACCGTGGACCTGGCCGCCCAGATCAACGGCTCCACGCGGGTGGGCTGCAAGGAGTTCGGCGAGCTGCTGCTGGCCAATCTCTAA
- a CDS encoding class I SAM-dependent methyltransferase, which produces MYLQELQRNWNTFGREDPLWAVASQPDKVDNGWDVQEFFETGTRYVARIVQWMETNGLPAGRGAALDFGCGVGRLTQPLCDHFKTCVGVDIAPSMIARAKEYNRFGARCVYRLNETDDLGLFPNGSFDMVHTAHVLQHIRPEVAIRYIAEFLRVLKPGGLAAFHCPSAPAVYAYPEEGVSCALSTGPGPLSMEHGTRLTVPVRVTNTGAHSIGMDKRTNAPVRLIHHWYNLDTDELAQNHGRMNLPGTVLGPGESLDMDYRAASPAAPGNYALALTALDYRGCSLAAPEEAQCSVAVLVLPATSGTQGAALAAQRPYSETHAIPVETVERVVASAGGRILHVESHQNLPGGQVSSLYYATR; this is translated from the coding sequence GTGTACCTGCAGGAACTGCAACGGAACTGGAACACCTTCGGCCGGGAAGACCCCCTGTGGGCCGTGGCCTCACAGCCCGACAAGGTGGATAACGGCTGGGATGTCCAGGAGTTTTTTGAAACCGGCACGCGCTACGTGGCGCGCATCGTCCAGTGGATGGAAACCAACGGCCTGCCTGCGGGCCGGGGGGCCGCCCTGGACTTCGGCTGCGGAGTCGGAAGATTGACGCAGCCCCTGTGCGACCATTTCAAGACCTGCGTGGGCGTGGACATCGCCCCGTCCATGATCGCCAGGGCCAAGGAGTACAACCGGTTCGGCGCGCGCTGCGTGTATCGCCTCAACGAGACCGACGACCTCGGCCTGTTCCCGAACGGAAGCTTCGACATGGTCCACACCGCCCACGTACTCCAGCACATCCGGCCCGAGGTGGCGATCCGTTACATCGCCGAGTTCCTCCGCGTGCTCAAGCCCGGCGGCCTGGCCGCCTTCCACTGTCCCAGCGCCCCGGCGGTCTACGCCTATCCCGAGGAGGGCGTGTCGTGCGCCCTGTCCACCGGCCCCGGCCCCCTGTCCATGGAGCACGGCACCCGGCTGACCGTGCCCGTGCGCGTGACCAATACCGGCGCGCACTCCATCGGCATGGACAAGCGGACCAACGCGCCCGTGCGCCTGATCCATCACTGGTACAACCTCGACACCGACGAGCTGGCCCAGAACCACGGCCGCATGAACCTGCCCGGCACGGTGCTCGGACCGGGCGAGTCCCTGGACATGGACTACCGGGCCGCCTCCCCGGCCGCGCCCGGCAACTACGCCCTGGCCCTCACGGCCCTGGATTACCGGGGATGCTCCCTGGCCGCCCCCGAAGAGGCGCAGTGTTCGGTCGCGGTCCTGGTCCTTCCCGCCACGAGCGGGACCCAGGGTGCGGCCCTGGCGGCCCAACGGCCCTACAGCGAGACCCACGCCATTCCGGTGGAGACCGTGGAGCGGGTGGTGGCCTCGGCGGGCGGACGCATCCTGCACGTGGAGTCCCACCAGAACCTGCCTGGCGGCCAGGTCAGCTCCCTCTATTACGCCACGCGCTGA
- a CDS encoding DMT family transporter, translating to MGYVYLALAIVCEVIGTTALQASDGFTRLGPSAVVVAGYGLAFFLLALVLRTIPMGVAYAIWAGLGIVLIGLAGVVVYKQSLDLPAMLGMGLIVAGVAVINIFSKTVSH from the coding sequence ATGGGATACGTCTATCTGGCCCTGGCCATCGTCTGCGAAGTCATCGGCACCACCGCGCTCCAGGCGAGCGACGGGTTCACCCGCCTCGGCCCGTCCGCCGTGGTGGTGGCCGGGTACGGGCTGGCCTTCTTCCTCCTGGCCCTGGTCCTGCGGACCATCCCCATGGGCGTGGCCTACGCCATCTGGGCGGGGCTCGGCATCGTGCTCATCGGCCTGGCCGGGGTGGTCGTCTACAAGCAGTCCCTGGACCTTCCGGCCATGCTCGGCATGGGCCTGATCGTGGCCGGGGTGGCGGTCATCAACATCTTTTCCAAGACCGTGAGCCACTAA
- a CDS encoding MTH1187 family thiamine-binding protein, whose protein sequence is MGVIIDLSIFPLDKGGSGLSTYVSRALNVIKESGLKYRLCPMGTSIEGEWDDVMKVVDGCYRAIAKDSDRLYMTIKVDARKGRDDGMSQKLHSVESKLA, encoded by the coding sequence ATGGGTGTCATCATTGATCTTTCCATCTTTCCCCTGGACAAGGGCGGTTCCGGCCTGAGCACCTACGTCTCCCGCGCCCTGAACGTCATCAAGGAGTCCGGGCTGAAATACCGCCTCTGCCCCATGGGCACCAGCATCGAAGGCGAATGGGACGACGTCATGAAGGTGGTGGACGGCTGCTACCGCGCCATCGCGAAGGACTCGGACCGGCTGTACATGACCATCAAGGTGGACGCCCGCAAGGGCCGCGACGACGGCATGAGCCAGAAACTCCACAGCGTGGAAAGCAAGCTCGCGTAG
- a CDS encoding HypC/HybG/HupF family hydrogenase formation chaperone has protein sequence MCLAIPAEILEISDGVATCKVGEGDTTVQASIMLMDEDVHIGDYIIIHAGFALRKLDPKEAEESLKILRDMVELLGGENYQHEML, from the coding sequence ATGTGCCTCGCGATACCAGCAGAAATTCTTGAAATCAGTGACGGCGTCGCCACCTGCAAGGTGGGCGAAGGCGACACCACGGTCCAGGCGTCCATCATGCTCATGGACGAGGACGTGCACATCGGCGACTACATCATCATCCACGCCGGGTTCGCCCTGCGCAAGCTCGACCCCAAGGAGGCGGAGGAAAGCCTCAAGATCCTCCGCGACATGGTCGAACTCCTGGGCGGCGAGAACTATCAACACGAGATGCTCTAG
- a CDS encoding sensor domain-containing diguanylate cyclase yields MAAPPDRQAERADAPRPGPPGMFDARSLVFKFLVRILPLLVVGTLTLMLVVGNFTRHDAMTKIDTDVGVFATATSRVLDGLLWNYQTEEMVSALATISSNPAMLGAEIYDEKGDLFLSYGITPEDRVDGLKTVWRDIYRRMPDGTRADMGRLAIHYTHTFAERRFRQEFLWQMISYLAIIAVTLAGAVFAFHRTVSRPLDALLAAIRTTGETGRWTEADWRSDDEIGEVIEAHNATLRHIAAKEAALADSEKRYRQLFENALVGIYLIAPDGMVIEGNRTVADIMGYPSTGSMVRVSALNHYVHPEDRNRLWELLRRDGEVSRFRLQLRRLDDTRLWAELSGRLTPEGFFNGIMQDVTDQVAAERAMAERDELHRAFFEENKAVMILHDPLDSTIQFVNPAACRYYGYSNEELTSMTIRQLDCMSDDQMYRELKAASEERRNYFKHVHTLKDGTRRDVEVFTGPVSLGRRQLHYSIVHDVTEKRRLEARLERMATRDQLTGAYNRHAFFQRARHELARARRFNRPLAVLMCDLDHFKEVNDSHGHAIGDEVLRTFALRCRADSRKTDVFARMGGEEFAALLVETDAERAVEVAERIRAMTASKPVSTEVGDMAVTVSIGVAALNAEDSINELLKRADEALYKAKESGRNSVVLR; encoded by the coding sequence ATGGCCGCACCTCCGGACAGACAGGCCGAACGGGCCGACGCCCCCCGCCCGGGGCCGCCCGGCATGTTCGACGCCAGGTCCCTGGTCTTCAAGTTCCTGGTGCGCATCCTGCCGCTTCTGGTGGTGGGTACTCTGACGCTCATGCTCGTGGTCGGGAACTTCACCCGGCACGACGCCATGACCAAGATCGACACCGACGTCGGCGTCTTCGCCACGGCCACCAGCCGCGTGCTGGACGGGCTGCTGTGGAACTACCAGACCGAGGAGATGGTCAGCGCCCTGGCGACCATCTCCAGCAACCCGGCCATGCTCGGGGCCGAGATTTACGACGAGAAGGGCGACCTCTTCCTGTCCTACGGCATCACGCCGGAGGACCGGGTGGACGGGCTCAAGACCGTGTGGCGGGACATCTACCGGCGCATGCCGGACGGGACCCGCGCGGACATGGGCAGGCTGGCCATCCACTACACGCACACCTTTGCGGAGCGGCGCTTCCGCCAGGAGTTCCTGTGGCAGATGATCTCCTACCTGGCGATCATCGCCGTGACCCTGGCCGGGGCGGTCTTCGCCTTCCACCGGACCGTGAGCCGCCCGCTCGATGCGCTGCTGGCCGCCATCCGCACCACCGGGGAGACCGGCCGCTGGACCGAGGCGGACTGGCGCAGCGACGACGAGATCGGCGAGGTCATCGAAGCCCACAACGCCACCCTGCGGCACATCGCGGCCAAGGAGGCGGCCCTGGCCGACAGCGAGAAGCGCTACCGCCAGCTCTTCGAGAACGCTCTGGTGGGCATCTACCTCATCGCGCCGGACGGCATGGTCATCGAGGGCAACAGGACCGTGGCCGACATCATGGGCTACCCGTCCACCGGCAGCATGGTCAGGGTCAGCGCCCTGAACCACTACGTGCACCCCGAGGACCGGAACCGGCTGTGGGAGCTCCTGCGCCGGGACGGGGAGGTCTCCCGCTTCCGGCTCCAACTGCGCCGCCTGGACGACACGCGCCTGTGGGCCGAGCTCTCGGGACGGCTGACCCCCGAGGGGTTCTTCAACGGCATCATGCAGGACGTCACGGACCAGGTGGCGGCCGAGCGGGCCATGGCGGAACGCGACGAACTGCACCGCGCCTTCTTCGAGGAGAACAAGGCGGTCATGATCCTGCACGACCCCCTGGACTCGACCATCCAGTTCGTCAATCCGGCGGCCTGCCGATACTACGGCTACAGCAACGAGGAACTGACCTCCATGACCATCCGCCAGCTGGACTGCATGAGCGACGACCAGATGTACCGGGAGCTCAAGGCGGCGTCCGAAGAGCGGCGCAACTATTTCAAGCACGTGCACACCCTCAAGGACGGCACCCGGCGGGACGTGGAGGTCTTCACCGGACCGGTCTCCCTGGGCCGCCGCCAGCTGCACTACTCCATCGTCCACGACGTCACCGAGAAGCGGCGGCTGGAGGCACGCCTCGAACGCATGGCCACCCGCGACCAGCTGACCGGGGCATACAACCGCCACGCCTTTTTCCAGCGGGCCCGGCACGAACTGGCGCGGGCCAGGCGGTTCAACCGCCCCCTGGCCGTGCTCATGTGCGACCTCGACCACTTCAAGGAGGTCAACGACTCCCACGGCCACGCCATCGGGGACGAGGTCCTGCGCACCTTCGCCCTGCGCTGCAGGGCCGATTCCCGCAAGACCGACGTCTTCGCCCGCATGGGCGGCGAGGAGTTCGCCGCCCTGCTGGTGGAGACCGACGCCGAACGGGCCGTGGAGGTGGCCGAACGCATCCGGGCCATGACCGCGTCCAAACCCGTCTCCACCGAGGTCGGCGACATGGCCGTGACCGTGTCCATCGGGGTGGCGGCCCTGAACGCCGAGGACTCCATCAACGAACTGCTCAAGCGGGCCGACGAGGCCCTGTACAAGGCCAAGGAATCGGGCCGCAACTCGGTGGTCCTGCGCTGA
- a CDS encoding nickel-dependent hydrogenase large subunit: MSGCSPKAAPMAHGKHDVVVDPVTRIEGHLRIEAVVEDGKIVDVRSSSQLFRGLEIILKGRDPRDAQHFTQRSCGVCTYVHALASIRCVDNAVGVDKELPHNATIIRNLVMAAQFMHDHIVHFYHLHALDFVDVTGCLSADVSKTAEIAAAVAKTVRPDPKIVSSKEDLQKTKDTVKSIVDSGRLGIFTNAYFLGGHPAYVLPPEVNLLATNHYLNALHLQVKAARAMAVFGAKNPHTQFTVMGGVTCYEGLTDKYINDFLALYADIKDFILDCYIPDLIAVAGYYKDWAKIGGTTNFMSFGEYPAQGGEADLNSRYIKPGVIFDRKITDVMAFDPTKIEEHVKHSWYKDDTPKHPYAGVTDPMYTSLDDKAKYSWMKAPRYDGRATEVGPLATCLVNYGLGHPEFVKYVNFVLGKLEVGPDALFSTLGRTGARGIECLITCLKTEDMVNDLKENIAKGNLDICKDWDMPSEAQGVGFVNAPRGGLSHWMSIKGGKIDNFQLVVPSTWNLGPRCDNNIPGPTEEALLDNTPIADPERPVEILRTVHSYDPCIACGVHVIDNKTGNVKKFRVL; encoded by the coding sequence ATGTCTGGTTGCTCCCCCAAAGCCGCCCCGATGGCGCACGGGAAACACGACGTAGTAGTTGATCCGGTCACCAGGATCGAGGGTCACCTGCGCATCGAGGCCGTGGTCGAAGATGGCAAAATCGTTGACGTCCGCAGCAGCTCCCAGCTGTTCCGCGGTCTGGAGATCATCCTGAAAGGCCGTGATCCCCGCGATGCCCAGCACTTCACCCAGCGCTCCTGCGGCGTCTGCACCTACGTGCACGCGCTCGCTTCCATCCGTTGCGTCGACAACGCCGTCGGCGTGGACAAGGAACTGCCCCACAACGCCACCATCATCCGCAACCTGGTGATGGCCGCGCAGTTCATGCATGACCATATCGTGCACTTCTATCACCTGCATGCCCTGGACTTCGTTGACGTCACCGGCTGTCTGTCCGCCGACGTCAGCAAGACCGCCGAAATCGCCGCCGCCGTCGCCAAGACCGTGCGCCCCGATCCCAAGATCGTCTCCTCCAAGGAAGACCTTCAGAAGACCAAGGACACCGTCAAGAGCATCGTCGACTCCGGCCGTCTGGGCATCTTCACCAACGCTTACTTCCTCGGCGGCCACCCGGCCTACGTCCTGCCGCCCGAGGTCAACCTGCTGGCCACCAACCACTACCTCAACGCCCTGCACCTGCAGGTCAAGGCCGCCCGGGCCATGGCAGTGTTCGGCGCCAAGAACCCGCACACCCAGTTCACCGTCATGGGTGGCGTGACCTGCTACGAAGGCCTGACCGACAAGTACATCAATGACTTCCTGGCTCTGTACGCGGACATCAAGGACTTCATCCTCGACTGCTACATCCCGGACCTCATCGCCGTTGCCGGCTACTACAAGGACTGGGCCAAGATCGGCGGCACCACCAACTTCATGAGCTTCGGCGAATACCCGGCTCAGGGTGGCGAGGCCGACCTGAACTCCCGGTACATCAAACCCGGCGTCATCTTCGACCGCAAGATCACCGACGTCATGGCCTTTGATCCGACCAAGATCGAAGAGCACGTCAAGCACTCCTGGTACAAGGACGACACGCCCAAGCATCCCTACGCCGGCGTCACCGATCCCATGTACACCAGCCTGGACGACAAGGCGAAGTACTCCTGGATGAAGGCTCCCCGCTACGACGGCAGAGCCACCGAGGTCGGCCCCCTGGCCACCTGTCTGGTCAACTACGGCCTGGGTCATCCCGAGTTCGTCAAGTACGTCAACTTCGTGCTCGGCAAACTGGAAGTCGGCCCGGATGCCCTGTTCTCGACCCTGGGCCGCACCGGCGCCCGCGGTATCGAGTGCCTGATCACCTGCCTGAAGACCGAAGACATGGTCAACGATCTGAAGGAGAACATCGCCAAGGGCAACCTCGACATCTGCAAGGATTGGGACATGCCCTCCGAGGCGCAGGGCGTCGGCTTCGTCAACGCCCCCCGCGGCGGCCTGAGCCACTGGATGAGCATCAAGGGCGGCAAGATCGACAACTTCCAGCTCGTGGTCCCGTCCACCTGGAACCTCGGTCCCCGCTGCGACAACAACATCCCCGGCCCGACCGAAGAGGCCCTGCTGGACAACACCCCGATCGCCGATCCGGAACGCCCGGTCGAGATCCTGCGTACCGTCCACTCCTATGACCCCTGCATCGCCTGCGGCGTGCATGTCATTGATAACAAGACCGGTAACGTCAAGAAGTTCCGCGTCCTGTAA
- a CDS encoding hydrogenase small subunit → MKFSVGHGKEGAVERLEKRGVSRRDFMKFCGTVAAVMGMGPAFAPKVAEALTADNRPNVVWLHNAECTGCSESILRTVEPYIDALILDYISLNYHETIMAAAGHAAEKALWDTVNGGNYVAVIEGGVPTAPAGTANEAGAYGKVGGHTMLDTTTKVVNGAAATITYGTCASYGGVQKAAPNPTAAKGIGELFPGKAIINVPGCPPNPFSLVGTIVHFLTKGVPELDAVGRPIPFYGETVHDNCPRQAHFDADEFAPSFGSEEARKGWCLRKLGCRGPETFNNCPTVKFNQYNWPVQSGHPCIGCSQPDFWDGADWDGETYFYSDLTQL, encoded by the coding sequence ATGAAATTTTCCGTAGGTCATGGCAAGGAAGGTGCCGTGGAACGGCTGGAAAAGCGCGGTGTCTCCCGGCGTGATTTCATGAAGTTCTGCGGAACCGTGGCCGCAGTGATGGGCATGGGTCCGGCTTTCGCCCCGAAAGTCGCCGAGGCCCTCACAGCTGACAACAGGCCCAACGTGGTCTGGCTGCACAACGCCGAATGCACCGGGTGTTCGGAATCCATCCTGAGAACCGTCGAGCCTTACATCGACGCCCTCATCCTGGACTACATCTCGCTGAACTACCATGAAACCATCATGGCCGCAGCGGGTCACGCCGCCGAAAAGGCCCTGTGGGATACGGTCAACGGCGGCAACTACGTGGCCGTCATCGAGGGCGGCGTTCCGACCGCTCCGGCCGGTACCGCCAACGAGGCCGGCGCTTACGGCAAGGTCGGCGGGCACACCATGCTCGACACGACCACCAAGGTCGTCAACGGCGCCGCCGCGACCATCACGTACGGCACCTGCGCCTCCTACGGCGGCGTGCAGAAGGCCGCCCCGAACCCGACCGCTGCCAAGGGCATCGGCGAACTGTTCCCGGGCAAGGCCATCATCAACGTGCCCGGCTGCCCGCCGAACCCGTTCTCCCTGGTCGGCACCATCGTGCACTTCCTCACCAAGGGTGTTCCCGAGCTCGACGCCGTCGGCCGTCCGATCCCCTTCTACGGCGAGACCGTGCACGACAACTGCCCGAGGCAGGCGCATTTCGACGCTGACGAATTCGCACCTTCCTTCGGTTCCGAAGAAGCCCGCAAGGGCTGGTGTCTGCGTAAACTCGGTTGTCGTGGTCCCGAGACCTTCAACAACTGCCCCACGGTCAAGTTCAACCAGTACAACTGGCCTGTTCAGTCCGGCCATCCCTGCATCGGCTGCTCGCAGCCCGATTTCTGGGACGGCGCCGACTGGGATGGCGAGACCTACTTCTACAGCGACCTGACCCAGCTCTAA
- a CDS encoding acetolactate synthase large subunit — MPQHTPEITETGQCMECNGADSLVATLVNSGVEVCFANPGTSEMHFVSALDRIPGMRAVLCLFEGVATGAADGYARMTGKPACTLLHLGPGFANGMANLHNARKGQSPVVNIVGDHATYHERYDAPLTSNVVGFAEAISHWVRRPRSARSVALDAAEAVRAARVAPGQVATLILPADTAWLPAERPAPGLEAPGPAPVYQDAIEGAAKALTNGKKTAILLRGAVLYGDGLNAAGCVAAKTGATLFCDTFTPRMRSGAGAPVVERLPYRGKDVLARLDEFEQLLLVGAESPVSFFAYPGQESWLTPPHCAILTLAHASEDGNSALIRLAEAVDAAPDCPMVELAPPSLPADGPLTAEAAMRIVAALLPENAIVTDEGITSTLPYANMLAQAAPHDYLALTGGSIGGILPLSTGAAVAAPDRKVVCLEGDGSAMYTVQSLWTQARENLDVVTVLYANRSYAVLNQELKLVRAASKGDKALALLDLHNPSLDWVRIAEGLGVEAVRAETTQGFADALRAALSAKGPRLIEAVL, encoded by the coding sequence ATGCCTCAACATACCCCCGAAATCACCGAAACCGGCCAATGCATGGAATGCAACGGCGCGGACAGCCTGGTCGCCACGCTGGTCAACAGCGGCGTGGAGGTCTGCTTCGCCAACCCCGGCACCTCGGAGATGCACTTCGTCTCCGCCCTGGACCGCATCCCCGGCATGCGCGCGGTCCTCTGCCTGTTCGAGGGCGTGGCCACGGGCGCGGCCGACGGCTACGCGCGCATGACCGGCAAGCCCGCCTGCACCCTGCTCCACCTCGGCCCCGGCTTCGCCAACGGCATGGCCAACCTGCACAACGCCCGCAAGGGCCAGTCCCCGGTGGTCAACATCGTCGGCGACCACGCCACCTACCACGAGCGTTACGACGCGCCCCTGACCTCCAACGTGGTCGGCTTCGCCGAGGCCATCTCCCACTGGGTACGCCGTCCGCGCAGCGCCCGCAGCGTGGCCCTGGACGCGGCCGAGGCGGTCCGCGCCGCGCGCGTGGCCCCGGGTCAGGTGGCCACCCTGATCCTGCCCGCGGACACGGCCTGGCTCCCGGCCGAGCGGCCCGCGCCCGGACTGGAAGCGCCCGGCCCCGCGCCCGTGTACCAGGACGCCATCGAGGGCGCCGCCAAGGCCCTGACCAATGGCAAGAAGACCGCCATCCTCCTGCGCGGGGCCGTGCTCTACGGCGACGGCCTCAATGCCGCCGGGTGCGTTGCGGCCAAGACCGGGGCCACCCTGTTCTGCGACACCTTCACCCCGCGCATGCGCTCCGGCGCGGGCGCGCCCGTGGTCGAGCGGCTGCCCTACCGGGGCAAGGACGTCCTGGCCCGGCTCGACGAATTCGAGCAGCTCCTGCTGGTCGGGGCCGAGTCGCCGGTCTCCTTCTTCGCCTATCCCGGCCAGGAGAGCTGGCTGACCCCGCCCCACTGCGCCATCCTGACCCTGGCCCACGCCAGCGAGGACGGCAACAGCGCGCTCATCCGCCTGGCCGAGGCGGTGGACGCCGCGCCCGACTGCCCCATGGTCGAGCTCGCCCCGCCCAGCCTGCCCGCCGACGGCCCGCTGACCGCCGAGGCCGCCATGCGCATCGTGGCCGCCCTGCTGCCCGAGAACGCCATCGTCACGGACGAAGGCATCACCTCCACCCTGCCCTACGCCAACATGCTCGCCCAGGCCGCGCCCCACGACTACCTGGCCCTGACCGGCGGCTCCATCGGCGGCATCCTGCCGCTCTCCACCGGGGCCGCCGTGGCCGCGCCGGACCGCAAGGTGGTCTGCCTCGAGGGCGACGGCAGCGCCATGTACACGGTGCAGTCCCTGTGGACCCAGGCCCGCGAGAACCTGGACGTGGTCACCGTGCTCTACGCCAACCGCTCCTACGCCGTCCTCAACCAGGAACTCAAGCTGGTCCGGGCCGCGTCCAAGGGCGACAAGGCCCTGGCCCTCCTGGACCTGCACAACCCGTCCCTGGACTGGGTGCGCATCGCCGAAGGCTTGGGCGTAGAGGCCGTGCGCGCCGAGACCACCCAGGGGTTCGCCGACGCCCTGCGCGCCGCCCTGAGCGCCAAGGGCCCCCGGCTCATCGAGGCCGTCCTCTAG